Sequence from the Corallococcus sp. EGB genome:
AGCTCCGCGCCGTGCACGTTCACGAAGGGGGCTTGTTCTCCCTCGGAGAGGCTTCGTGCCTGGGGGGAACGGAAGCCGTCTCCGTAGCTGGCGAAGAGGGCCCAGGTGTCCGTGAGCGCGTATTCGATGCCGGCCTTCGCTCCCCAGTGCACTCCGAAGGCGCTGCGCGAGTAGCCCTGCCCGTCGTAGTAGCGCGGGTCCTGGAAGGCGAGCGCGTCGAAGACCTCCACGCCCAGCGCGTCGGCCCGGCCTCCCAGCCGGAAGGCCCAGCGGCCCACGGGGAGCCGGGCTTCGGCGTAACCCCAGACATCCGTCTGCGTGATGTCCGCGTCCACTTCGTCCGAGAAGAAGGTGCCGTCCGTCTCGCGGTAACGGCGTTGCGTCTGGTGGATGCCGTCACGCCGTCCCCCGAGGCCGAGCTCCAGCGCGACGGGACGGTCGAAGAGGGTGACCTGGCGGCGGTGCTCGGCGCGCAGGCCCAGCGTGGTCCCGCCGTTCGTCTGCTCCAGGCCGTCGCCCCGGTCGTCCACGCGGTAGCCGGTGAAGTTGTTGCGCAGGCGCAGGTCCGAGAGGATTCCAAAGGCCTCCAGGCGCGTGCGCGCGGTGCCCTCGCGGGGCAGGTCCACTCCGATGAGCAGCTGGTGCCTGGAGACCGTGCCTCCCTGCCGGTCGAAGGAGCCGGAGTAGAAGGTGCGGCGCCCGGCTGTGAGGTCGTCCTCGCGCACCACTCCGGGCGAGTCGAAGCGCGTGAAGTAGCTGCCTCCCAGGACGCGCGCGCTCAGGCCGTGGCCCAGGTCCATGTTCGCCTGGGCGAGGAGGCTGGCCCGGCCGTAGCCCCGCTGGGGGCCGAAGCCGTTGCTCTCCCCGAGCTCCGCCGCCGCGAAGGTGCCGGGGTCCTCGCCCGGGCGCACCGTCACGACGAGCCGGCGCGTGTTGAACTGGCCCAGCGTGCCGGCGAACTCCACGCCCTTCTCCCGGGCGCCCAGGTCCATGCGCACCGTTCCCGCCACCGCGAAGTCCCCCTGGAACGCGCGGTAGGAGCCCTCGGTCACCTCCAGCGCCTGGACGAGCTCCGGGATGATGAAGTTGGTGTCCGCGTAGCCGAGCGCGTGGATGTGGCTCACCTCGTTGACCGGCAGGCCTCCGATGTTCAGCTCCACGTCCTGACCGTGGAGCGCGTCGAAGCCGCGCAGGAAGAGCTGCTGCGCCTTGCCCTCGCCGCTGTGCTGCGAGGCCACCAGGCCCGGGACGACTCGCAGCACGTCCGTCGCGTTCATGCGCGGCGCCGTCCCGAGGATGTCCCGGCCAAGCGTGACCTCGGCGGCGCTCCGGGCCGGCCGCGTGCCGCGCACCACCGTGGAGCGCTGCTTGCCGGTGGCCTCCGGGGACGGCGGCCCTGCGCCATCCGGCTGCTGCGTCTCGGGTTGCTGCTGTTCCTGGGTCGCTTCTGTTACCGCATGGCCGGCGGCTTCCGCGGGCGGCCCCTCCTGCGCGGCGGGCACGGTTGCGGAAAGACACGTCGAGAGCGTGGCGAACGCGATGAGCAACATGGTCACGGGAGCGACGGCGCGAGGAGACGGCGACACGCCCCCGGGGCGCGTCGGGACGCGTTCCAGGGCGTGCGAGTGGAAAGGCAGACAGCTTCAGGGCGAGGACACACGCTCACGCAGGCCCGTGTCCGGCCAAGGCCAGACGGTCCGCATGCTCGCGAATCATCCTTCCGGAAATCCGAAGTGCGCCGTGCCTATGGGCCCTGCGGCATCGCGGCGGAGCGCAACCGCTGGCCCGGCGACCACTCCGGGCTTCGCTCCGGCTCCACCCGCCAGGAGACCCAGCGCAGCTTCGGCGGCACGAACACCGTCCAGTTCGCCGCCACCGCGAGCAGGTGCTCCACCGAGCCCGTCAGGTGCTGGTGGCCATGGCCCCGCTTCGTCCCGTCCGGCTCGCCGTGCCCGGGCTCCGGCGCGCACGGGGCCTTCGCCGCCTCGCAGGCCTTGCCCGTCGTGCGGTGGACGTGGGAGCTCGCGCCGTGTTCGTGGCCGTGCGGGCCCAGGCCTCCGCCGTGGCCCACCACCGCGTGCAGCACCGGCGCCACCGCGAGCCCGTACACCAGGACCCACAGTCCCAGGAACGCCAGGTCACGTCGGTCTCGAGAATCCCACACGGTGGTTCAGGCGTACGGTGACAGAGCGTCCAGGACGGGAGGGGGAGGCGGCTGGCTGCCTATCCGTCCTCCTCCCGACATGCAAGGCCGCCCCCGCCGCCCGCTGCCAGACAGCGCCCTGGCGTCCTGTCCCATGACCCCGTGGACCTCTTGACGCATCGCATCGGAATCCGCTGCGGCCACAGACTTCCCGTCATAGACTCCAGGCGTGCGTTCTGAATCCGCCGCCCTCCGCTCCCTGCCTGCCTCCATCGAGGTTCCCGCACCTCCCTCGCGCGCCGACCGTCTGCGCGCCCTGGGGAGCGAGTCCTTCGACCTGCTCGTGATTGGTGGCGGGGTGACGGGCGCGGGCGCGGCCCGGGATGCGGCGCTGCGCGGTCTGAAGGTCGCCCTGGTGGAGCGCGAGGACTTCGCCAGCGGGACGTCCAGCCGCTCGTCGCGACTCATCCACGGCGGGCTGCGCTATCTGGAGCATGGCCACCTGGGGCTCGTCTTCGAGTCGAGCATCGAGCGGCGCCGCCTGCTGCACCTGGCGCCCCACCTGGTGCGGCCGCTGGCCTTCGTCTGGCCCGTGTACGAGGGCGCGCGGGTGCCTCGCTGGAAGCTCAACGCGGGGCTGATGCTGTACGACGCCCTGTCGCTGTTCCGGAACGTGAAGGCGTATCAGCGCCTGTCGCTCAAGCAGGTCATGGAGGCCGAGCCCGGCATCAAGTCCGAGGGGCTCAAGGGCGGCGCGCGCTACTACGACGCGGCCACCGACGACGCGCGCCTCACGCTGGCCAACGCGCTGGGCGCGAGCGAGGCCGGCGCGGTGGTGCTCAACCACGCCTCCGTGAAGCGGCTGGTGCTGGAGGAGGGCAAGGCGAAGGGCGCGGTGGTGGTGGATCACCTCACGGGCCTGGAGCACACCGTGCGCGCTCGCGCCGTGGTCAACGCGACGGGGCCCTGGAGCGATGAGATCCGCCAGCTGGATTCGCAGCAGTCGCGCACGGGCCCCGCGGTCCGTGGCAGCAAGGGCGTGCACATCTCCGTGCCCCGGTCGCGGCTGAACATCGGGGACGCGCTCACGCTCCTGTCCCCCGTGGATGGCCGCGTGATGTTCATCCTGCCCGCGGATGCGTTCACCCTCATCGGCACGACGGAGACGGCCACCCGCGCCCATCCGGCCGAGGTGCGCGCGAGCGAGGCCGATGTGGCCTACCTGCTCTCTTCCGCCAACGCCTTCTTCCCCGACGCGCACCTCACGCGCGAGGACATGGTCAGCGCCTGGGCCGGCATCCGTCCGCTAGCCGCGAGCGGCTATCACGGCAACAGCGACGCGGGCAGCGCCAGCCGCGAGCACGCCATCGACGTGAGCCCATCCGGCGTGCTGGCCATCAGCGGCGGCAAGCTCACCACCTTCCGGGTCATGGCCCGCGACGTGGTCAACGCCGTGGAGCGCCACCTGGCCCTTCCGCACAAGAAGCCCGTCACCCACGAGCAGCCCCTGCCGGGCGGCGACCTCCTCAAGCTGGACGCGGAGCTCGCGGCGGCGAAGCAGGAGACCGGGGACGCGGCCACGGGCGAGCACCTGGTGCGCGCGTACGGCAGCCGCTGGCGCGCGGTGTGGGCGCTCACGCGCGAGACGCCGGCGCTGGCCGAGCCGCTGGTGGACGGCATGCCCTACCGCCGCGCCGAGGCCGCGTGGGGCGTGACCCATGAGATGGTGCAGACGCTCGCCGACCTGCTCATCCGCCGCCTCAAGGTCGCGTTCGAGACGCGGGACCAGGGCCGCGCCGCCGCCGTCCGCGCCGCGGAGGTGATGGCGCCGCTCCTGGGCTGGGACGCGGCGGAGACCGAGCGCCAGCTGGCTGCCTACGCCGCGGATGCCCAGCGCATCTTCGGCGTGGACCCCTCCGACGCCTGACCCCTTGCTGGGAGAAGACGGACCTGGTGCGTCATGAACGCGTCCGGGTGCCGGACAACGAACGGGCGCGCCCCTTGAGCGTCGGGCGCCTTACGTTGGCTCGGCACCGGATGTCCGTTGGGCGCACGACAGCCGCCCGAGCAGTCGTCCTGCGTCCATGCTTAAATCGCAATGGGAACGGGAAGCAGGGTCGCCCCGTTCTTCCCGGCCCTCATTCGGGGGCGAATCACGGCGCGGTTTCCACAGTGGCCGGACGAAGGAGATGCACCCCATGAAGCGTTGGCTTTGGCTTGGGCTCGGGTTGTCCGGACTGGTGGCGAGCGGCTGTGGAAGCGATCCCGACCCTGTCGTCGTCCCGCAGGCGTGTCCGGGAACCTCGGAGATGTCGCTGCCTTCGACCTCGACGGCGGCCTCCGCGCTGCGCTCGGACACCGGGGACACGGCGGACGGGGTGATCATCACCTACAAGCCGCAGGTGAGCGCGAAGTCGCTGGCGGCCTCGGAGGACATCGCGACGGCGGTGGAGCGCCAGGGCGGCAGGGTGCGGCGCCGCATCCCGAACATGAACGTGGTGTCCGCCCACCTGTCGCCGGCGGCCATCGAGGCGCTGAAGCTGCGGCCGGACGTGGTCTCCGTGACGCCCAACCGCCGCGTGCACGCGATGGGGCTGCCCACGCCTCCGCCGCTCGCGTCGTGGCAGGGCATGTTCAGCACGCAGGGGTCGGTGGGCGAGTACACGGAGGGGCTGAAGCTGGTCCAGGCCCCGCAGGTGTGGGACGCGAACAACGACGGCATCATCGACCCCGGCGCGCCCACGGGCGAGGGCGTGAAGGTGTGCGTCATCGACAGCGGCTGGGACAGCAAGCACCCGGAGCTGAAGGCGGCGTTCCTCAAGGGGAAGGACTTCGTCGACAACGACGATGATCCGTCCGACCAGACCGTGTCCCAGGGCACCGTCACGGTGGGCGGCGGCCACGGCACCCACGTGTCCGCGACCATCCTGGCGCAGTTCGGTCCGGGCACCGGCGGACGCGTGGCGCCCGGGGAGGATCCGAACGGCGTGGTGGGCGTGGCGCCGGGCGCGTCGCTGCTCGTCGCGCGCGTGCTGGACACGAACGGCGGCGGCAGCACGGACGACGTCATCGCGGCGGTGGACTGGTGCCACTCGCAGGGGGCGCGGATCGCCTCGCTGTCGCTGGGCGCGCCGGACTCGTCCCCCGTCGAGCAGACCATGTTCGAGAAGGTCTGGGATGGCGGCAACGGCATGCTGTCCATCGCGGCCAGCGGCAACGACGGCAAGCGCGGCATCTCCTATCCGGCCGGGTACATGCCGTCGGTGATGGCGGTGGGCGCGGTGGACATGCAGGGCAAGATCGCGGCCTTCTCCCAGTACGGCCAGGAGCTGTCCGTGGTGGGACCGGGCGTGGGCGTGCTGAGCGCCACGGTGCTGGGGTTGGCGTCGCTGTCCTCGGTGACCGTGCCGTCGCTGCCCCTCACCTCGTCGCCGCTCACGTACACCGCGCAGGGCTCGTACACGGGCAGGCTGGTCAACTGCGGCCTGGGCGCGGACCGCGCGGCGTGCGGCGCGGCCGCCACCTGCGAGGGCTTCGTCGCCTACGTGGACCGCGGCGACCTGTTCTTCGAGGAGAAGGCTCGCAACGTCATCCAGGCCGGCGCTCGCGCGGTCATCATCGGCAACAACGTGGAGGATGACGGCGACGGCACCTTCACGCTGGGCTCCGCGAACGACCACTGGGTGCCCACGGTGTCGGTGTCCATGGCGTCCGGTACGGCCCTCAAGAAGCTGATCGGTCAGGAGGTGACGGTGAACGTCACCGGCCTGGACTACCAGCGCGAGTCCGGCACCTCCATGGCCACCCCGCACGTGTCGGGCGTCGCCGCGCTGGTGTTCAGCGCCCGTCCGGACCTGACGGCCGCGCACGTGCGCGCGGTGCTGGAGAAGACGGCGCTGGACGACACGGCGGTGCCGGGCAAGGACGAGAAGTACGGCTACGGCCTGGTGCAGGCGGTCAAGGCCGTGCAGCTGGCGCGCTCGCTGCCCCCGGGAGGCGGTCCGCTCCCGCTGCCGTGACGGCGCGTGTCGGTGCGCTCGTGGCGCTGACGCCCCCGCGTCCCATTTCGTGGGACCGGGGGCGTCCTCTTTTCCAAAAGCAGGCGCCGTGTCGTGGGGTGGTGGGCCGGGCGGGCGGGCAGGCGCCATGCTTCCGGGTCGGTGGTTCTCGCGGTGTGAGCACGCACCTTCCCTGATGGGGAGGCGCGCCGGGCATGAAGCGAGACACGTGGCTGGGATTGGGCATCGCGGGCGTGGCCTGCCTGTTGATGTGCGCTGGGGCGCAGTCAGGCGGCATGGCGGATGACGCGACATCCGAGGAGACCGCGGCCTCGCAGGCTCCGGCGACGCCCACGGCTCCGGTGGCGGCGCCTCCACGGCAGCAACCGGCGACGGGCGGATCCGGGACGAACCCTCAGACCCCCGCTGGCATGGCGCCCGCGCAGGGCGCTCCCTCGCAAGGAACCGCGACCCGGAATGCAACCCCTGGGGAGAGCCCTCCCGCGAATCCGAACCCCCCCAACCCGGAGGCGAACGCGGGCACTGGCGGCACGGGCAATACGGGCACGGGGCCTCCCACGGCGGCGACGCCTCCTCCCTCCGGCGCGCCGCCAGGCGTCGCGGTGGTGGACGCCATCTACCGGGGCTCGGTGCGCTCCGTGTCTCCCACGGAGGTCGTCATCGACAACGCGGGCTCGCGGCTGCCGCTGGAGATCAGCGCCCAGACGCGCATCCTCCGCGATGGGGAGAGAATCAGCGCGACGCAGCTCAAGGAGGGCGAGCGCGTGCGCGCCACCGTGAACCTGGTGGGCCGCAGCCACACGCGGGAGATCGCCGTGCTGACCGGCGACGAGGCCCGCCGCGACGCCGAGACGCGGCGACGGTGACGTCAGCCGTGTGGCACCGCCCGCGTCACCCGGGCGGAGGTTTCCACCATGACGGTCTACGACCGGTACCGAACCCTGTTGCACAAACTGGCCCTCGTTCGCGCCCGCGCGCCGGGAGGGGATTCACCCGAGGCCGACGCGCTGCTCGACGCGATGGACGAGGCCTGGGACGCGCTGTCCGACGGTGAGCGCGCCGCCATGGAGCGCGAGCGCGCCCGGCTGGCCCTGGCTTCCGAGCCGCGTGCCGTGCCCGCGTGACGCGCGGGTTTCACTCCCGCGCGGAGCCCATGGGCGCGCCCGTGGGCCCCTGGGGAAGGCGCGGAGAGGGCCGGGACGGTGGCAGCCCCCGCCGCTGGCGCTGACGCCACACCGCCCGCGAGTAGTCCACCACCGACGCCAGCGACAGCAGCGCGACGAGCGCCACGAGCGGCCGCACCAGCGGCGGGTAGAGCAGCACGCACAGCAACGCCGCGAGCTGCAGCGTGGTGACGACCTTGCCCAGCATTCGCGCCTTGAGCTCGACGGCGCGCATGTCCGGCCGGATCCTCGCGACGATGAAGCCGATGGCGGTGCCGATGTCGCGCAGGAGCAGCAGCGTCAGCTCCACCGGGTCGATGAGCCCGTCCAGCAGACACACGATGAAGGCCGTCACCATGAAGGCGCGGTCCGCCACCGGGTCGATGAGCGCCCCCAGCCGCGTGACCAGCCCCCGGTGCCGGGCAATCCAGCCGTCCAGGAAGTCCGTCGCCGCCGCCGCCACCACCAGCAAGGCCCGCACACGCAGGTCCGACACCGCGATGAACGCCGCGGCGAGCGGCAGTCGCGACAGGGACAGCGTATTGAGCAGCACGAGGCTTGCCCGACGGTGCATGGCTTTCAAAAGGTAGTGCTCGGTCCCCGGCGCGCACCTGCCCGCCGCGGCGAGCGTCCAGCGAAGAACTCCCCTGATACCCTCGCTGATCCACCCCTGGCCACGGACCCTGGATTCCGTGTGCGGTGTCCCAGGACCATGCCCGGGAATCCGCCCGGCCCGCTTCCCCTGGAGCCCGCCCCTTGAACGCGTTGGGACCCGTCCGCGCCCTGCTGGCCCTGGCCACCCTGTCCGCCATCGCGCTGCCCCTGGTGAGCTGCGAAGCGGCCGGCCGGGCGAAGGCCGCGCCCCGCGCCCCCTCGGCGGAGGAGCGGACGCGCTACCCGTGGCTTCCCGCGTCCGTCCGGGTGCGCTCGCTGGAGGAGACGTTCGCGCCGCCCGAGGGCTACACGCGCGTGCCCCTGGAGGCGGGGTCGTTCGGGGCCTGGCTGCGCGGACTGCCCCTGCGCCCCGAGGGCACCCCCGTGCGCGACTTCCAGGGCCAGACGGTGCTGGCGGCGTCCGACGCCCGGCTCGCGGCGGTCGCGGAGCTGGACGTGGGCACCGCGGACCTCCAGCAGTGCGCGGACTCCATCCTGCGCCTGCACGCGGAGTGGCGCTGGGCGTCCGGCCACCCGGAGCGCATCGCCTACCGGTTCACCAGCGGCCACCTGGCGTCCTGGCCCCGGTACGCGGCCGGGGAGCGGGCGCGCGTGTCCGGTGCGAAGGTGACGTGGGTGCCGGGCAGCGCGGCGGCGGACAGCTCACGGGCGGCCTTCCGCAACTACCTGGAGCTGCTCTTCACCTACGCGGGCACCCTGTCGCTTCAAGCAGAGGGCGCCCGGCCCCCGCGGGAGCAGCCGCGCCCCGGGGACTTCTTCGTCCTGGGGGGCAGCCCCGGCCATACGGTGCTCGTGCTGGACGTGGCCACCAACGCGAAGGGAGAACGGGTGGCGCTGGTGGGCCAGGGCTTCACCCCCGCGCAGGACTTCCACGTCCTGGCGGGGAAGGACGGGCCCTGGTTCCCGCTGGAGGGGGAGCGCCTGGCGACGCCCTTCTGGGCGCCCTTCCCCATGACGTCCCTGCGCCGCCTGCCATCCCCCTGAGGGGTGAAACGTGAAACACGGTCGAGCTGCGGCCGGGCGGGCGCCCTCCCGGTGTTCCCCCACACGGACGGGCAGGCGGAGAACAAGAGGGGCTCCAAGGGTTCTGCTGGAATCGACGGGAGGGAGGAGGCAGGTTGCGGCGCGGAGTGTTGTCCTGCAATCAACGGGGACGCATCGAAGCCGGGCCCGTCCTCCCCCCACGTGTCTGACAGCCTAAAGGGGAAGCGGCGTTTGCCTCCCCGAGCCTCGACCATGTCCTCCGCCGCCGCGCCCCTGCCCACGTCCTCCCCCAGGGCCAGCATCCTCATCGTCGACGACACGCCGGCTCACCTGCTGGCGCTGGAGGGCATCCTCGCGCCGTTGGGGCAGCGGCTGGTGCGCGCCACCTCCGGGCGTGAGGCCCTGCGGCGCGTGCTGGACGCGGACTTCGCCGCCGTCCTGATGGACATGAACCTGGGCGACATGACGGGCGTGGAGGTGCTGAGCCTCCTGCGCGAGCGTGAGCGCAACCGGCGCACGCCCGTGCTGCTGATGACCGCGGGCGACGGGGATGAGAAGGAGTGGCTGGCGGCATACGCGCACGGCGCGGTGGACTACCTGCGCAAGCCGCTGCGGCCGGAGATCCTGCTGGCGAAGGTGTCGATGTTCGTGGAGCTGCACCTGGCGCGCGAGGCCGTGCAGCGGCGTGAGGAGGCCCTGCGCGAGCGCGAGCGCCACGCCCTGGAGGCCGTCCACCGCGAGCGGCTGCACGCGTTCCTCATGCAGGCCCCGGTGGGCATCTCCATCACGCGCGGGCCGGACTTCGTCTTCGAGCTGGCGAACCCCTACTACGAGCTGCTGGTGGGCCGGCGGGTGACGCCGGGCCAGACGCTGGTGGACGCGTTCCCGGAGATGGCGTCGCAGCCGGAGGTGATGGAGGTGCTGCGCGGGGTGATGCGCACGAAGCAGCCCTTCGTGCGGCCGGAGTTCGAGGTGGAGCTGGAGCGCGACGGGCGGAGGGACTCCGTCTTCTTCAACGTCATCTACCACCCGATGGTGGAGATGGACGGCACCGCGTCCGGCATCATCACCCTGGCCACGGACGTGACGGAGTTCGTGCGCGCGCGCCGGCACACGGAGGCGCTCACGCAGGACCTGCAACGGCAGCAGGTCGCGCTGGCGGACAGCGAGCAGCGCCTGCGCCTGGCGCTGACGGCGACCCAGCTGGGCACCTTCGACATGGACGTGGTGACGGGCGCGCTCAAGTGGGACGCGCGCTGCAAGGCGCTCTTCGGCCTGCCGCCCGAAGCGGAGTCGTCCTACGAGCTGTTCCTCGCGGGCCTGCACCCGGAGGACCGGGACGCCGTGCAGCGCGCGGTGGCGCTCAGCTGGGACCCCAGCGGCAGGGGCGACTACGACGTGGCCTACCGCACCGTGGGCCTGAAGGACGGCGTGGAGCGCTGGGTGCGCGCCACGGGCCGCACGTACTTCCAGGACGGCGAGCCGGTGCGCTTCGTGGGCACCGTGCAGGACATCACCGCGCGCAAGCGCGCCGACGCGGAGCGGGCCCGGCTGATGGCGAGCGAGCTGCGCCGCACCGAGCAGCTGCGCGGCCTGTCGCGCGCGAGCCTGGCCCTCAACGCGGCCGGCAGCGTGCCGGCCATCCTGGACCTGGTGACGCTCAAGGCGCGCAAGCTGATTGGCGCGAACCAGTCCTTCGTGCAGGTGGCGGACGGCCGTGACGCCCCGCCGCTCGCCGCGCTGTCGGCGGTGGACCACGCGCCGACGGAGCCGGACGCCGCCCGGGTGCCGGTGGACGAGCGCGGCCTCTTCGCCCGGGTGTGCCAGGAGAACCGGCCGCTGCGCCTGACGCGCGAGGAGTTGCGCCGGCACCCGGCCTACGCGGAAGCGCCCCCCGCCCCTCCGCCCGCGCTGCCCTTGAAGGGCTTCCTCGCGGTGCCGCTGGTGGGCCACGACGGCCGCAACCTGGGCCTGGTGCAGGTGTCCGACAAGGTGGAGGGCGACTTCGACGCGGAGGACGAGACCATCGCCGTGCAGCTGGCGCAGATGGCCAGCGTGGCGCTGGAGAACGCGCGCCTGTACGAGACGGCGCAGGCCGAGCGGCGCAACCTGTTCGCGGTGCTCAAGCAGCTGCCCGCCGCCATCTCCGTGCTGCGCGGGCCGGAGTTCGTCTTCGAGATGGCCAACGACCTGCGCTTGAAGCTCACCGGTTCCCGGCCGCTGCTGGGGCTGCCCGTGCGCCAGGCGCTGCCGGAGCTGAGCGGACAGGGCCAGCTCGCCCAGCTGGAGGCGGTCTACCGCACCGGCGAGACCTACCGCGGCAACGAGGTGCCCATGCGCCTGGGCCGCGACGTGGGGCAGGAGGGGCCCGAGGGCTACTTCAACCTCACCTTCCAGCCGCTGCGCAACGCGGAGGGCAAGGTGGACGGCATCGTCTCCGTGTCCTGGGAGGTGACGGAGCAGGTGCTGGCGCGCCGGCGCATCGAGGCGCTGGCCGCGGAGCTGAAGGAGCGCGAGCAGCAGTTCCGCACGCTGGCGGACTCCATCCCCCAGCTGGCGTGGATGGCGGAGCCGGACGGGCGCCTCTTCTGGTTCAACCAGCGCTGGTACGACTACACCGGGGCCACGGTCGGGCAGGCGGGCCAGAAGGACTGGAACGACCTCATCGACCCGGAGGACGCCGGGCGCGTGCTGGAGCACTTCAACGCGGCCCTTCGCGAGGGGACGCTGTGGGAGGACCAGTTCCGCCTGCGCCGCGCGGACGGCAGCTACCGCTGGTTCCTGTCGCGCGCCATGCCCGTGCGGGATGGCGAGGGGCGAATCGCCCGCTGGTTCGGCACCAACACGGACATCGACGACGAGCGCCGGACGCTGGAGAGCCTCAAGCAGGCGGAGGAGGAAATCCGCCACCTCAACACCGGCCTGGAGAAGCGCGTGCGCGAGCGCACCGCCCAGTTGCAGGAGGCGAACAAGGAGCTGGAGTCCTTCAGCTACTCCGTGTCGCACGACCTGCGCGCGCCGCTGCGCCACATCACCGGCTTCGCGCAGCTGTTGGAGCGGCGGGCCGGGGCGAAGCTGGATGACGTGTCGCGCGGCTACCTGTCCACCATCGCGGGCGCGGCGAAGCAGGGCGGCACGCTGGTGGACGACCTGCTCGCGTTCAGCCGCATGGGCCGGGCGGAGCTGCGCCAGTCGCGGGTGGACCTGGGCCAGCTGGTGGAGGAGGCCCGCCGCGACCTGATGCCGGAGGCCACCGGGCGCAAGGTCGAGTGGCGGGTAGGAGACCTGCCCACGGTGGAGGGCGATGCCGCGCTCCTGCGTCAGGTCATCCACAACCTGTTGGCGAACGCGCTGAAGTATACCCGTCCCAAGCCGGAGGCCCTCATCGAGGTGGGGGCCCGCGAGACGGAGAGCGAGGTCTCCG
This genomic interval carries:
- a CDS encoding CDP-alcohol phosphatidyltransferase family protein; the encoded protein is MHRRASLVLLNTLSLSRLPLAAAFIAVSDLRVRALLVVAAAATDFLDGWIARHRGLVTRLGALIDPVADRAFMVTAFIVCLLDGLIDPVELTLLLLRDIGTAIGFIVARIRPDMRAVELKARMLGKVVTTLQLAALLCVLLYPPLVRPLVALVALLSLASVVDYSRAVWRQRQRRGLPPSRPSPRLPQGPTGAPMGSARE
- a CDS encoding TonB-dependent receptor; protein product: MLLIAFATLSTCLSATVPAAQEGPPAEAAGHAVTEATQEQQQPETQQPDGAGPPSPEATGKQRSTVVRGTRPARSAAEVTLGRDILGTAPRMNATDVLRVVPGLVASQHSGEGKAQQLFLRGFDALHGQDVELNIGGLPVNEVSHIHALGYADTNFIIPELVQALEVTEGSYRAFQGDFAVAGTVRMDLGAREKGVEFAGTLGQFNTRRLVVTVRPGEDPGTFAAAELGESNGFGPQRGYGRASLLAQANMDLGHGLSARVLGGSYFTRFDSPGVVREDDLTAGRRTFYSGSFDRQGGTVSRHQLLIGVDLPREGTARTRLEAFGILSDLRLRNNFTGYRVDDRGDGLEQTNGGTTLGLRAEHRRQVTLFDRPVALELGLGGRRDGIHQTQRRYRETDGTFFSDEVDADITQTDVWGYAEARLPVGRWAFRLGGRADALGVEVFDALAFQDPRYYDGQGYSRSAFGVHWGAKAGIEYALTDTWALFASYGDGFRSPQARSLSEGEQAPFVNVHGAELGTRRDGERLSFQASVFGSQVANDFFFDHTVGTTVFTGETLRTGISAALQARPLEGVTAALSATVANATVTKTDAKLPYFAPLVARADLGWEQPLPAIESILSLGTGLTLIGPRPLPYDEYSHTVFLADVQAMLRWGALALRLDVTNLLNTRWRDGEFVYSSRFDPTSQPSLVPARHFTAGSPRMASLTLEVHR
- a CDS encoding DUF4846 domain-containing protein, which translates into the protein MGPVRALLALATLSAIALPLVSCEAAGRAKAAPRAPSAEERTRYPWLPASVRVRSLEETFAPPEGYTRVPLEAGSFGAWLRGLPLRPEGTPVRDFQGQTVLAASDARLAAVAELDVGTADLQQCADSILRLHAEWRWASGHPERIAYRFTSGHLASWPRYAAGERARVSGAKVTWVPGSAAADSSRAAFRNYLELLFTYAGTLSLQAEGARPPREQPRPGDFFVLGGSPGHTVLVLDVATNAKGERVALVGQGFTPAQDFHVLAGKDGPWFPLEGERLATPFWAPFPMTSLRRLPSP
- a CDS encoding S8 family serine peptidase, which gives rise to MSLPSTSTAASALRSDTGDTADGVIITYKPQVSAKSLAASEDIATAVERQGGRVRRRIPNMNVVSAHLSPAAIEALKLRPDVVSVTPNRRVHAMGLPTPPPLASWQGMFSTQGSVGEYTEGLKLVQAPQVWDANNDGIIDPGAPTGEGVKVCVIDSGWDSKHPELKAAFLKGKDFVDNDDDPSDQTVSQGTVTVGGGHGTHVSATILAQFGPGTGGRVAPGEDPNGVVGVAPGASLLVARVLDTNGGGSTDDVIAAVDWCHSQGARIASLSLGAPDSSPVEQTMFEKVWDGGNGMLSIAASGNDGKRGISYPAGYMPSVMAVGAVDMQGKIAAFSQYGQELSVVGPGVGVLSATVLGLASLSSVTVPSLPLTSSPLTYTAQGSYTGRLVNCGLGADRAACGAAATCEGFVAYVDRGDLFFEEKARNVIQAGARAVIIGNNVEDDGDGTFTLGSANDHWVPTVSVSMASGTALKKLIGQEVTVNVTGLDYQRESGTSMATPHVSGVAALVFSARPDLTAAHVRAVLEKTALDDTAVPGKDEKYGYGLVQAVKAVQLARSLPPGGGPLPLP
- the glpD gene encoding glycerol-3-phosphate dehydrogenase codes for the protein MRSESAALRSLPASIEVPAPPSRADRLRALGSESFDLLVIGGGVTGAGAARDAALRGLKVALVEREDFASGTSSRSSRLIHGGLRYLEHGHLGLVFESSIERRRLLHLAPHLVRPLAFVWPVYEGARVPRWKLNAGLMLYDALSLFRNVKAYQRLSLKQVMEAEPGIKSEGLKGGARYYDAATDDARLTLANALGASEAGAVVLNHASVKRLVLEEGKAKGAVVVDHLTGLEHTVRARAVVNATGPWSDEIRQLDSQQSRTGPAVRGSKGVHISVPRSRLNIGDALTLLSPVDGRVMFILPADAFTLIGTTETATRAHPAEVRASEADVAYLLSSANAFFPDAHLTREDMVSAWAGIRPLAASGYHGNSDAGSASREHAIDVSPSGVLAISGGKLTTFRVMARDVVNAVERHLALPHKKPVTHEQPLPGGDLLKLDAELAAAKQETGDAATGEHLVRAYGSRWRAVWALTRETPALAEPLVDGMPYRRAEAAWGVTHEMVQTLADLLIRRLKVAFETRDQGRAAAVRAAEVMAPLLGWDAAETERQLAAYAADAQRIFGVDPSDA